TGGTCTTGTGCGGGGTCTCTCAACACGTACGTCCATAAGATAAAACACAACTTTTAATTGAATGTTGTTTCTTTTTGGTTTTTTCTAGGGTTTGTAAAAATTGTGAATGTGGTGGTCTCGGGGTTTCCGAGACTTACGGCGGCTCATGAGGAGGCTCGGTCTTGATGTAGGGATGAGTTCTGTGAGCTTGGTAGGGGACCTAAACACACCCCTGCTTTGTCGTAGGGTGGTGAGTGAACTGCTGGCGACAGCTGGAGACGTGCTCTCGCAGGCAGGGCGGGAGAAGAATAAGCTGTTGAGAAATGGATGGCTGGGAGGCTGAATACGAAAGAAAGTGAAAGCCTATAAACAGCCATTTACCGAGAAACGGTTGAGAGCTCTCCCGAGGATAGCGGTGACTACGAAGCTCTTGTTGGGTTCCTGAGGCTCTACCATTATGCTGTTGTACAACTAGTGGTGAACAGACTGTGGAGTTTAGAGGAGATGTCTTCTATAAGCACTCTCCACAGGATGTTCTACTCAGAGCATACCACGTGAAACAAGTCCATGTCTGCTCAAAACAGTAGTTAAAGCATGTAAGAAAAACGGTAGGAGAAAGCCTAGTCCTTTAGAGCGGGGAGAAAAATTAGTGACTTAAAAAGAAGTATACTACTTGATTACTACTTTTTTAGAAAATATTTAAAACCCTCCACACACATAAACATGGTGTGCCTTATGTTTGAGGAAGAGTGGTGGGAAGAAGAAGAGGAGGAATGGTGGGAAGAAGAGTGGGAAGAGAGTGAAGAAGAGGAGTGGGAGTAAACCCACCTTCTCACTCGATTTTTAAGTTAAGACTTTATGAAGTGTTACAATGTGTTTGCTTCAATAACACGTTAGCTTAGTTCTTCCAACTACTAAGAGCAAGGCTTTTAGTTGTAAGTAGGAGAAGAAACGCGTGCTTTAACGACATATGAAGGCTGAGTGTCTAGCTTCTGATCATATTGATAAATTTTAGTGAGTGAGTTGATGATAAATTTGGTGATTCACGTGAGGTTTAAGTCAGCGTCAATTCCTGTAGACGAGTCGGGAAGGCAGTATCACCTAAATTTGAGGAAGGGTGATGTGCCTAGGTACGTCTTACTTCCTGGTGATCCAGACAGGGTACCGTTCATAGCTAGTTTCTGGGATGAGAGTAAACTACTGAGCTCGCATAGGGAGTACGTTACCTACGTGGGCAAGTATAGAGGCGTTGATATAGCAGCTGTCTCTACCGGCATAGGAAGTCCTGCGACAGCCATAGCTGTTGAGGAATTATTGAGGGTAGGTGCTGACACGTTCATAAGAGTTGGAACGACTGGTGCTTTAAAGAAAGAAATTGAGTTAGGCGACCTGATAATAACGTCGGCTGCGGCAAGGTATGACGGGGTTAGTAAGATTTATGTTGATCTGGAGTACCCTGCCACAGCTTCATTAGATGTTCTCCTAGCTTTAATAGAAGCAGCAGAAGAACTCAGGGTCAGGTACCATGTTGGGATAACAGCAAGTAGTGACTCATTTTACGTAGGTCAGGGGAGACCGGGCTTCAAGAATTACTTACCTAGGCAATGGTCTGATATACACTTAAGACTCGCTGAAGTAAACGTGCTTAATTTTGAGATGGAGGCCGCAACAATATTCACTCTAGCTAACATATATGGTGGTAGGGGAGGAGCCGTATGCGCGGTCATAGCTAATAGAGCTACGGACGAGTTCGCTCCTGGAGCAGGTATTGAGAACGCGGTTAGGGTGGCTAACGAAGCTGTGAAGATTTTGAAAGAGTGGGATGATTTAAAAGCAGAAAAGAAAGTTAGTTACTTGTCGGTAAG
This genomic window from Zestosphaera sp. contains:
- the udp gene encoding uridine phosphorylase, with translation MHVRFKSASIPVDESGRQYHLNLRKGDVPRYVLLPGDPDRVPFIASFWDESKLLSSHREYVTYVGKYRGVDIAAVSTGIGSPATAIAVEELLRVGADTFIRVGTTGALKKEIELGDLIITSAAARYDGVSKIYVDLEYPATASLDVLLALIEAAEELRVRYHVGITASSDSFYVGQGRPGFKNYLPRQWSDIHLRLAEVNVLNFEMEAATIFTLANIYGGRGGAVCAVIANRATDEFAPGAGIENAVRVANEAVKILKEWDDLKAEKKVSYLSVSTLSEWYLKSRKLERREQGGG